Genomic segment of Kibdelosporangium phytohabitans:
CCGCGACGATCAGCAGCACCAGATCCGCCCCGTGCAGCCGTGCCTCGTGCACCTGGTACGGGCTGACGACGAAGTCCTTGCGCAGCAACGGAACATCCACCACCGCACGGACCGCGTCGAAGTCCGCCAACGACCCGCCGAAGCGCCGCTGTTCGGTCAGCACGCTGATCACCCGCGCACCCGCCGCCGCGTAGTCCTTCGCCAGCTCAGCCGGATCCGGGATGTCGGCCAGCTCGCCCTTGGACGGACTGCGGCGCTTGACCTCCGCGATCACGCCGACGTCCGAGGACCGGAGCGCGCTCACCGCGTCGCGCGGCGGCACCGCTTTCGCCGCCTGCTCCTTGAGTACCTCGAACGGAAGCCTTGCTTCGCGGGCCGCGAGATCCTCGCGCACACCGTCGATTATCGACTCGAGAACGCTCACCGCGTATGCCCCTTCCCGCCGCACTGATGCTAACCCCGCGCTGGTTCTCGGCAGGGCACCGGGTCGGCCGTGCACACATAGCATGCGCCTGGCGACGCAACGATTGCGCGACAGACCTCACAATGTGGGGTCGTCACCCTCCGAGAGGGCACGCCACATCTCCTTCTCACCCGACGGTTCGCTGGCACTTCTCGCCGCAGCCGGCGCTTGGTATTTCGCGCCCAGCCTCGGCATCCTGTGGCCGCGACGGACCAGCAGCACGCCGGCGGCGACGACCGCGAGCCCGCCGAGCAAGGCCAGTCCGCGGGCCGGGAGTCCTTGCGCGTGCTCGAAGGCACCGTTGACCGCGGGCCAACAAGCCGCGATTCCCGTCAGCGCCAAGAGGACACCGACGGCCCTGCGCGGCCAGCCGCTCGTGGCCAGCACACCGGCCACCCCGGCCAAGTAGATCAGCGCCAACGGGATCAAGGCGCTCACCTGTTCGGAACCTGTCAGTTCGGGCGACCACTTCAGCCGGGACGCGCCCCACAGCGCCGCCGACGCGGCCAGCAGGAGCGCGACCACGATCCATAGTGGACGACCGGAGCCCGGTCCGTGCGAAGGCGTCGCGGGCTCAGTCATCGGCGGCCGGCCTGATCGTCCCGGCCATCGCGATCGCCGAGAGCACCGCGCCCGCCTTGTTCTGGCACTCGTCGTCCTCGGCGGCCGGGTTGGAGTCGGCCACGATCCCGGCCCCTGCCTGCACGTATGCCACGCCGTTCTGGACCAGCGCGGTCCGGATGGCGATCGCCGTGTCGGCGTTGCCCGCGAAGTCGAGGTAGCCGACCACCCCGCCGTAGAGGCCGCGCCTGGTCGGTTCCAGTCCCTCGATCAGCTCCATCGCACGCGGCTTGGGCGCCCCGGACAGCGTTCCCGCCGGGAAGCACGCCGTGACCGCGTCGAACGCGGTCTTGTCCGCCGAGAGCTTGCCGGTGACCGTCGACACGATGTGCATCACGTGGCTGTAGCGCTCGACCCGGAAGAAGTCGACGACGTGCACGGATCCGGGGTCGCACACGCGGCCGAGGTCGTTGCGGCCGAGGTCGACGAGCATCACGTGCTCGGCCCGTTCCTTCTCGTCGGACAGCAGGTCCTTCTCCAGGATGGCGTCCTCGTCCGCGTCGGCCCCGCGCCAGCGGGTGCCCGCGATCGGGTGCGTCGTCACGACGCCGTCCCTGACCGTGACCAGGGATTCCGGGCTGGACCCGACGATGTCGAAGCCGTCGAGCCGCAGCAGGTACATGTACGGGCTGGGGTTGGTGGTCCGCAGGATCCGGTACACGTCCAGTGAATCGGCCTCAGTGCGCATCTCGAACCGTTGGGACACCACGATCTGGAAGGCCTCACCGGCGCGGATGGCTTCCTTGGCCGTCTCGACCGCCGCGCCGAACTCCTCGCGGGTGCGGCGGCGGGTGAACTCCGGCTGGGGGCGCTCGAACACCATCGCGGTCGGCGGGGCCGACGTGTACAGGTCGGCGGACATCCGGTTGAGCCGCTCGACCGCGTCGTCGTACGCCTCGTCGACCCGTTGGGGCGAGTTGTCCCAGTTCACGGCGTTGGCGATGAGGGTGATCGTGCCTTCGTGGTGGTCGAGGGCGGCCAGGTCGGTGGCCATCATCATCACCAGTTCGGGGATCCCCAGGTCGTCCTCGGCCAGTTCCGGCAGCCGTTCCAGCCTGCGGACCGTGTCGTAGCCGATGTACCCGACCATCCCGCCGGTCAGCGGGGGCAGGCCCGGCAGCGGCTCGGTGTGCAGCAGCCGGAAGGTCTCCCGCAGCGCTTCCAGCGGGTCGCCGTTGCCGTTGAGGTCGTCGGGCACCTTGCCGGTCCACGCGGCTGTGCCGTCCTTGGAGGTCAGCCAGGCGGCGCAACGGGCGCCGACGAAGGACCACCGCGACCACGACCGGCCGTTCTCGGCCGACTCGAGAAGGAACGTCCCAGTCCGCTCACCCGCGAGCTTGCGGTACACCCCGACGGGGGTCTCGGCGTCCGCGAGCACCTTGCGGGTGACCGGAATCACCCGCCGATCGCGCGCGAGGGCGTGAAACTGCTCCCTGGTGGGGCTGATCGCGCCCATCCCGGTGCGCACGGGCAGATCCGATCCG
This window contains:
- the trpC gene encoding indole-3-glycerol phosphate synthase TrpC; translation: MSVLESIIDGVREDLAAREARLPFEVLKEQAAKAVPPRDAVSALRSSDVGVIAEVKRRSPSKGELADIPDPAELAKDYAAAGARVISVLTEQRRFGGSLADFDAVRAVVDVPLLRKDFVVSPYQVHEARLHGADLVLLIVAALEQNTLVGLLDRVESLGMTALVEVHTAEEADRALEAGASVIGVNARDLHTLQVDREVFTRIAPGLPFETVKIAESGVRGPGDLMAYAGAGADAVLVGEGLVASGDPKAALTKLVTAGSHPACPRPSR
- a CDS encoding Trp biosynthesis-associated membrane protein produces the protein MVALLLAASAALWGASRLKWSPELTGSEQVSALIPLALIYLAGVAGVLATSGWPRRAVGVLLALTGIAACWPAVNGAFEHAQGLPARGLALLGGLAVVAAGVLLVRRGHRMPRLGAKYQAPAAARSASEPSGEKEMWRALSEGDDPTL
- a CDS encoding anthranilate synthase component I, producing MASVIGSDLPVRTGMGAISPTREQFHALARDRRVIPVTRKVLADAETPVGVYRKLAGERTGTFLLESAENGRSWSRWSFVGARCAAWLTSKDGTAAWTGKVPDDLNGNGDPLEALRETFRLLHTEPLPGLPPLTGGMVGYIGYDTVRRLERLPELAEDDLGIPELVMMMATDLAALDHHEGTITLIANAVNWDNSPQRVDEAYDDAVERLNRMSADLYTSAPPTAMVFERPQPEFTRRRTREEFGAAVETAKEAIRAGEAFQIVVSQRFEMRTEADSLDVYRILRTTNPSPYMYLLRLDGFDIVGSSPESLVTVRDGVVTTHPIAGTRWRGADADEDAILEKDLLSDEKERAEHVMLVDLGRNDLGRVCDPGSVHVVDFFRVERYSHVMHIVSTVTGKLSADKTAFDAVTACFPAGTLSGAPKPRAMELIEGLEPTRRGLYGGVVGYLDFAGNADTAIAIRTALVQNGVAYVQAGAGIVADSNPAAEDDECQNKAGAVLSAIAMAGTIRPAADD